A genomic window from Variovorax paradoxus includes:
- a CDS encoding DEAD/DEAH box helicase yields the protein MTDAFEAQGEFAPVQSATHNEFTAATDTMSEAPILEALDAASPEAAAAEEPAKPNGFIKLGLAPELIAAVADLGFTQPTTVQEKVVPIAMGEEGAARFVDLMVSSQTGSGKTAAFLLPVLHTLLKRQAEAEAEAKAEFQRLAAEAAARGEAPPKKPKRKDPTNARHFKAATPGALILCPTRELAQQVAHDAIELVRHCRGLRIANVVGGMPYQLQIAKLQNADLVVATPGRLLDLQRSQQLKLDQVKFLVVDEADRMLDLGFSDDLAEVNQLTIERQQTMMFSATFAPRIQQLAQRVMREPQRITIDSPQEKHANIKQSLYWADNSQHKRKLLDHWLRDTSINQAIVFASTQVECDGLANDLQQEGFSAVALHGALSQGLRNRRLMALRQGQVQILVATDVAARGIDVPTITHVFNFGLPMKAEDYTHRIGRTGRAGRDGLAVTFAEFRDRRKIMDIEHYSRQQFKAEVVPGMEPQQRMPQSRPPQGEFRGGRGDNQSRDRKFGGGGGGGYRGGNGGGNGGGYAGASGFNDRNSRGPAAPGPRGFQGGQNAGFGGGRDEGGNGGGAGYGRKPGWGDSAPRGGHGHGGGRGDGGFAPREGFAPRGNGAAGHGGPGKVFVPRDAQKRAFKPSR from the coding sequence ATGACCGACGCTTTTGAAGCGCAGGGCGAGTTCGCGCCTGTGCAATCCGCTACCCACAACGAATTCACCGCCGCCACGGACACCATGTCCGAAGCGCCCATCCTCGAGGCGCTGGATGCAGCTTCCCCCGAAGCTGCCGCGGCCGAAGAACCCGCCAAGCCCAACGGCTTCATCAAGCTGGGCCTTGCGCCCGAGCTGATCGCCGCCGTGGCTGACCTGGGCTTCACCCAGCCCACCACCGTGCAGGAAAAGGTCGTGCCGATCGCCATGGGCGAAGAGGGCGCTGCCCGCTTCGTCGACCTGATGGTGTCGAGCCAGACCGGCTCGGGCAAGACCGCCGCCTTCCTGCTGCCCGTGCTGCACACGCTGCTCAAGCGCCAGGCCGAGGCCGAAGCCGAAGCCAAGGCCGAGTTCCAGCGTCTGGCCGCCGAAGCTGCCGCCCGCGGCGAAGCCCCGCCCAAGAAGCCGAAGCGCAAGGACCCGACCAACGCCCGCCATTTCAAGGCTGCCACGCCCGGCGCCCTGATCCTGTGCCCGACGCGCGAACTCGCGCAGCAAGTCGCACACGACGCCATCGAACTGGTTCGCCACTGCCGCGGCCTGCGCATCGCCAACGTGGTGGGCGGCATGCCTTACCAACTGCAGATCGCCAAGCTGCAGAACGCCGACCTCGTGGTTGCCACGCCCGGCCGTCTGCTCGACCTGCAACGCTCGCAGCAACTCAAGCTCGACCAGGTCAAGTTCCTGGTGGTCGACGAAGCCGACCGCATGCTCGACCTCGGTTTCTCCGACGACCTGGCCGAAGTCAACCAGCTCACCATCGAGCGCCAGCAAACGATGATGTTCAGCGCCACCTTCGCGCCGCGCATCCAGCAGCTGGCCCAGCGCGTGATGCGCGAACCGCAGCGCATCACCATCGACAGCCCGCAAGAGAAGCACGCCAACATCAAGCAGTCGCTGTACTGGGCTGACAACAGCCAGCACAAGCGCAAGCTGCTCGACCACTGGCTGCGCGACACTAGCATCAACCAGGCGATCGTGTTCGCGAGCACGCAAGTCGAGTGCGACGGCCTCGCCAACGACCTGCAGCAAGAAGGCTTCAGCGCCGTGGCGCTGCACGGCGCCCTGAGCCAGGGCCTGCGCAACCGCCGCCTGATGGCGCTGCGCCAGGGCCAGGTGCAGATCCTGGTGGCCACCGACGTTGCCGCCCGTGGCATCGACGTGCCGACAATCACCCACGTCTTCAACTTCGGCCTGCCGATGAAGGCCGAGGACTACACCCACCGCATCGGCCGTACCGGTCGTGCCGGCCGCGACGGCCTGGCCGTCACGTTCGCCGAGTTCCGCGATCGCCGCAAGATCATGGACATCGAGCACTACAGCCGCCAGCAGTTCAAGGCCGAAGTGGTGCCGGGCATGGAGCCGCAACAGCGCATGCCGCAATCGCGTCCGCCGCAAGGTGAATTCCGCGGCGGCCGTGGTGACAACCAATCGCGCGACCGCAAGTTCGGTGGTGGCGGCGGCGGTGGCTACCGCGGCGGCAACGGTGGTGGTAATGGCGGCGGCTACGCTGGCGCCAGCGGCTTCAATGACCGTAACTCCCGTGGCCCGGCCGCACCGGGCCCGCGTGGCTTCCAGGGCGGCCAGAACGCCGGTTTCGGCGGCGGCCGTGACGAAGGCGGCAACGGTGGCGGTGCCGGCTACGGCCGCAAGCCGGGCTGGGGCGACAGCGCTCCGCGTGGCGGCCATGGTCACGGTGGTGGCCGCGGCGACGGCGGCTTCGCACCGCGCGAGGGCTTCGCGCCCCGCGGCAATGGCGCTGCTGGTCATGGCGGCCCGGGCAAGGTGTTCGTGCCCCGCGACGCGCAAAAGCGCGCGTTCAAGCCCAGCCGCTGA
- the orn gene encoding oligoribonuclease encodes MPESLEPTPPAAVPTLKKSDQNLVWLDCEMSGLDPEKERLLEIAVVVTGPDLTPVIDGPVLVIHQSDAVLDAMDAWNKGTHGRSGLIDKVKASTLDEAAAEQQLLEFIAKYIPRSGSPMCGNTIGQDRRFLVKYMPKLEAYFHYRNLDVSTLKELAKRWKPTAYSSFKKQQAHTALADVHESIEELAHYRETFLRLTD; translated from the coding sequence ATGCCTGAATCCCTTGAACCGACGCCCCCCGCAGCTGTGCCCACCCTGAAGAAAAGCGACCAGAACCTGGTCTGGCTGGACTGCGAAATGAGCGGCCTCGACCCCGAAAAAGAGCGCCTGCTCGAAATTGCCGTGGTCGTCACCGGCCCCGACCTCACGCCCGTCATCGACGGCCCCGTGCTTGTCATTCACCAGAGCGACGCCGTGCTCGACGCCATGGACGCCTGGAACAAGGGCACTCATGGCCGCAGCGGCCTGATCGACAAGGTCAAGGCGTCAACCCTCGACGAAGCCGCCGCCGAGCAGCAACTGCTGGAATTCATCGCCAAATACATCCCGCGCAGCGGCTCGCCCATGTGCGGCAACACCATCGGGCAGGACCGGCGCTTCCTGGTCAAGTACATGCCCAAGCTGGAGGCGTACTTCCACTACCGCAACCTGGACGTCAGCACCCTCAAGGAGCTGGCCAAGCGCTGGAAACCCACGGCCTACAGCAGCTTCAAGAAGCAGCAAGCCCATACCGCACTGGCCGATGTGCACGAATCCATCGAGGAACTGGCGCACTACCGCGAGACCTTTCTGCGCCTGACGGATTGA
- a CDS encoding M48 family metallopeptidase, translated as MSYSLIFTIAFAAALVAGLLVKFWLATRQVRHVAQHRGAVPAAFAQTITLAAHQKAADYTIAKARFGLVEMAWGAALLLGWTLLGGLDVLNRLLLVWIGGGMVQQLALLAAFAALGGLLELPFTLWQTFRLEERFGFNKMTWKLWLTDALKSTLLGAVIGLPIAALILWLMGAAGQLWWLWSWGAWMGFNLLLMLIYPTFIAPLFNKFKPLDDPTLKERVTALMKRCGFAAKGLFVMDGSTRSAHANAYFTGFGASKRVVFYDTLLRQLNAGEVEAVLAHELGHFKHRHIVKRLVAMFALSLAGFALLGWVSTQVWFYTGLGVQPNMTAPNSALALLLFMIAVPVFGFFVAPLPARLSRKHEFEADAYAVAQTSGADLSAALLKLYQDNASTLTPDPVFVKFYYSHPPASERLARMAAA; from the coding sequence ATGTCCTATTCGCTCATCTTCACCATCGCCTTCGCGGCCGCATTGGTTGCAGGCCTGCTCGTGAAGTTCTGGCTGGCCACGCGGCAGGTGCGCCACGTGGCGCAGCACCGCGGCGCCGTGCCAGCCGCTTTCGCACAGACCATCACCCTCGCCGCCCACCAGAAAGCGGCCGACTACACCATCGCCAAGGCGCGCTTCGGCCTGGTCGAGATGGCCTGGGGCGCAGCGCTGCTTCTGGGCTGGACCTTGCTCGGCGGCCTCGATGTGCTGAACAGGCTTCTGCTGGTGTGGATCGGCGGTGGCATGGTGCAGCAGTTGGCATTGCTGGCAGCCTTCGCGGCCCTTGGCGGCCTGCTCGAACTGCCCTTCACGCTCTGGCAGACCTTCAGGCTCGAAGAGCGCTTCGGCTTCAACAAGATGACCTGGAAGCTCTGGCTGACCGATGCGCTCAAGTCGACGCTGCTGGGCGCGGTGATCGGCCTGCCGATCGCCGCGCTGATCCTCTGGCTCATGGGCGCGGCCGGGCAGCTGTGGTGGTTGTGGTCCTGGGGCGCGTGGATGGGATTCAACCTGCTGCTGATGCTGATCTACCCGACCTTCATCGCGCCGCTGTTCAACAAGTTCAAGCCGCTCGACGACCCGACGCTCAAGGAGCGCGTGACAGCACTGATGAAGCGCTGCGGCTTCGCGGCCAAGGGCCTGTTCGTGATGGACGGCAGCACGCGCAGCGCTCACGCCAATGCCTACTTCACCGGCTTCGGCGCCAGCAAGCGCGTGGTGTTCTACGACACGCTACTGCGCCAGCTCAACGCTGGCGAGGTCGAGGCCGTGCTCGCGCACGAGCTGGGCCACTTCAAGCACCGCCATATCGTGAAGCGGCTGGTCGCGATGTTCGCCCTGAGCCTGGCTGGCTTCGCGCTGCTGGGCTGGGTGTCGACGCAGGTCTGGTTCTACACAGGCCTGGGCGTGCAGCCCAACATGACGGCACCCAACAGCGCGCTGGCGCTGCTGCTGTTCATGATTGCCGTGCCGGTGTTCGGCTTCTTCGTTGCCCCGCTGCCCGCGCGACTGTCACGCAAGCACGAGTTCGAGGCCGACGCCTACGCGGTGGCGCAAACCAGCGGCGCCGACCTGTCGGCCGCCCTGCTCAAGCTCTACCAGGACAACGCGTCGACGCTCACGCCCGACCCGGTGTTTGTCAAGTTCTACTATTCGCACCCGCCGGCTTCCGAGCGCCTTGCGCGCATGGCAGCGGCCTGA